A single ANME-2 cluster archaeon DNA region contains:
- a CDS encoding nucleotidyltransferase domain-containing protein, whose amino-acid sequence MSSPIEFNIYEIFYTFKGNSMKGPELNATVQQKVSDVCQSIMEMGGENAGFIILYGSAAKGKMSGLSDIDIAVYYAGDKEERFQFRMKILGRVSDIFDIQTFQDLPLSIRKDIMSFGDIIYYRDYAELFEMNRKIIREYEDFKPHLDVYYSCLEV is encoded by the coding sequence ATGAGCAGTCCGATAGAATTTAATATCTATGAAATATTCTATACGTTTAAAGGTAATTCTATGAAGGGACCTGAATTGAATGCAACGGTACAGCAGAAAGTATCAGATGTATGCCAGAGCATCATGGAGATGGGGGGAGAGAATGCAGGATTCATAATCTTATACGGCTCTGCTGCAAAAGGGAAAATGTCCGGTCTGTCTGATATCGATATTGCTGTTTATTATGCAGGTGATAAGGAGGAGAGATTTCAATTCAGGATGAAAATTCTCGGCAGGGTCAGTGATATATTTGACATCCAGACTTTCCAGGATTTGCCGCTCTCTATCCGGAAGGACATCATGTCATTTGGTGATATTATTTATTACAGGGATTATGCAGAATTATTTGAAATGAATAGGAAAATCATTCGGGAATATGAGGACTTTAAACCTCACCTTGATGTATATTATTCCTGTCTTGAGGTTTAA